A window of Natronoarchaeum philippinense contains these coding sequences:
- a CDS encoding universal stress protein translates to MRAIYATDLSAASEAAIHNETCLECLDRVGVETIHLVTVVPSNVHAGMPGMDLQQRRQQGLDRYRAVMESAGFEVETHVVRGTPHRRINGIAGTVRADMTIIGSRGQSPLENRVIGSTARNLARTTVVPLLVNRVERATDEPEIRHEHLFQRILYATDFSENAERAFDAFSYLRHATEEATLVHVESPKDPSDDAEAQLETLAGRLDDWDIDTSIELRYGDAADEILAVEDEVEPATTLLGSRGRSRLRRLMLGSVSEEVVARASGNVYLVPPPRTA, encoded by the coding sequence ATGAGAGCGATCTACGCGACCGATCTTTCGGCGGCCAGCGAAGCGGCCATTCACAACGAGACGTGTCTGGAGTGTCTCGACAGGGTCGGGGTCGAGACGATCCATCTCGTGACGGTCGTCCCCTCGAACGTCCACGCCGGGATGCCGGGGATGGACCTCCAGCAGCGACGCCAGCAGGGACTCGACCGGTACCGCGCCGTGATGGAGTCGGCCGGGTTCGAGGTCGAGACCCACGTCGTCCGGGGGACGCCCCACCGCCGCATCAACGGCATCGCCGGGACCGTTCGGGCCGACATGACGATCATCGGCTCGCGGGGCCAGAGCCCCCTCGAAAATCGCGTGATCGGTTCGACTGCGCGGAATCTCGCGCGCACGACCGTCGTCCCGCTGCTGGTCAACCGCGTCGAGCGCGCTACCGACGAGCCCGAAATTCGCCACGAACACCTGTTCCAGCGGATCCTCTACGCGACGGACTTCTCGGAGAACGCCGAGCGCGCGTTCGACGCGTTCTCGTATCTCCGCCACGCGACCGAGGAGGCGACGCTCGTCCACGTCGAGTCGCCGAAAGATCCCAGCGACGACGCCGAAGCGCAACTCGAAACACTCGCCGGCCGGCTCGACGACTGGGACATCGACACCAGCATCGAACTGCGGTACGGCGACGCCGCCGACGAGATTCTGGCCGTCGAGGACGAGGTCGAACCCGCGACGACCCTGCTCGGCTCGCGGGGACGGAGTCGGCTGCGACGGCTGATGCTCGGCAGCGTCTCCGAAGAAGTCGTTGCGCGGGCGTCCGGGAACGTGTATCTCGTTCCGCCCCCGCGGACGGCCTGA
- a CDS encoding helix-turn-helix domain-containing protein, protein MPDAMSEQLQQDMVCEGLLECFHGLKQLDRECFQALVEADEALTIDELADAVGRERSTAYRSVQRLLQAGFLQKEQVNYEQGGYYHVYEPTDPERIAADMQRLLNDWYAKMGQLIQEFESKYDRDAPTAPSLDG, encoded by the coding sequence ATGCCAGACGCGATGTCAGAGCAACTCCAGCAGGATATGGTCTGTGAGGGGCTGCTCGAATGCTTCCACGGCCTCAAGCAACTCGACCGGGAGTGCTTTCAGGCGCTCGTCGAGGCCGACGAGGCGCTCACTATCGACGAACTCGCCGACGCGGTCGGCCGCGAGCGTTCGACGGCGTACCGCTCGGTCCAACGGCTCCTGCAGGCCGGGTTCCTCCAGAAAGAACAGGTCAACTACGAACAGGGCGGCTACTACCACGTCTACGAGCCCACTGATCCCGAACGGATCGCCGCCGACATGCAGCGGCTGCTCAACGACTGGTACGCTAAAATGGGGCAACTCATCCAAGAGTTCGAATCGAAGTACGACCGCGACGCCCCGACTGCACCTTCGCTGGACGGCTAG